One region of Jonesiaceae bacterium BS-20 genomic DNA includes:
- a CDS encoding flavin reductase family protein — translation MSQVEVAQDAQMVLRRALSMFPTGVVALCAQVDGEPVGMAANSFTSVSLDPPLVAVCVDKGSRTWPRLAQSERVGISVLGTQHKAECRQLAQRQGDRFAGIDWSVTPQQAVFIDDAALWLECTVRAVFEGGDHEVVLFEVHDAQAFPEVKPLVFHQSQFRELISDD, via the coding sequence ATGAGTCAGGTTGAGGTAGCCCAAGACGCTCAGATGGTGCTGCGGCGGGCGCTGTCCATGTTCCCAACGGGGGTGGTGGCACTGTGTGCTCAGGTGGATGGGGAACCGGTTGGCATGGCAGCCAACTCGTTTACTTCCGTCTCCCTCGATCCACCGTTGGTTGCGGTATGCGTGGATAAGGGTTCCCGCACCTGGCCGCGGTTGGCGCAGAGTGAACGCGTGGGGATCAGCGTCCTAGGCACACAGCACAAGGCTGAGTGTCGCCAGTTGGCGCAGCGCCAGGGCGATCGGTTTGCTGGGATCGATTGGTCCGTTACCCCGCAGCAGGCGGTATTTATTGACGATGCCGCACTCTGGTTGGAATGCACGGTCCGGGCGGTCTTTGAGGGCGGTGACCACGAAGTGGTGCTGTTCGAGGTCCACGACGCTCAAGCATTCCCCGAGGTCAAACCGCTGGTCTTTCACCAGAGCCAGTTCAGAGAGCTGATTTCCGATGACTAA
- a CDS encoding NtaA/DmoA family FMN-dependent monooxygenase (This protein belongs to a clade of FMN-dependent monooxygenases, within a broader family of flavin-dependent oxidoreductases, the luciferase-like monooxygenase (LMM) family, some of whose members use coenzyme F420 rather than FMN.) yields MKQLRFGLFENAQANDSGTATWRHPDSQRHNYDTVDYWKNIAQISEDAALDFVFLADAWGWADVNGQRPDIATIESLDLPRVDPAIVASTLIPETKNLGLVMTGSTLLEQPYNFARRMATMDLLSQGRMGWNVVTTGTAETAVQAFGVPMVAHDARYDMADDFMEVVYKLWEQAWERDALEKDKQGRFADPAKVHRIFHEGPYFKSSGYGNTSYTPQGTPVLFQAGSSPRGLEFGGKHAECIFLGGNTVDGLSKHVQGARRAAVAAGREAESIKLMAAFSCVIGSTRDEAQAKHQMVLDAQTPEVAVASYAQFTGLDLSSYDRNTPMTELKTEMSQTQIARFAGKTVGDVLSDWHAHGVRNLPVVGTAEDIADEICRLAEGADLDGFLLSPVVQPATTIDFVEQVMPILRKRGVAASEYEAETLRERLMGTDSPVLPDNHTGARFRNMARV; encoded by the coding sequence ATGAAGCAGCTTCGCTTTGGCCTGTTCGAAAACGCTCAGGCAAACGACTCCGGAACCGCAACGTGGCGTCACCCGGACAGCCAGCGCCACAACTACGACACCGTGGATTACTGGAAGAACATTGCCCAGATCAGCGAGGACGCTGCATTGGACTTCGTTTTTCTGGCCGATGCCTGGGGTTGGGCTGACGTCAACGGACAGCGTCCCGACATCGCCACGATTGAGAGCTTGGACCTGCCACGGGTGGACCCGGCGATCGTTGCGTCCACGCTTATTCCAGAAACCAAGAACCTTGGTTTGGTCATGACCGGATCTACCTTGTTGGAACAGCCTTACAACTTTGCTCGCCGGATGGCCACGATGGACCTGCTTTCCCAGGGCCGGATGGGTTGGAACGTGGTCACCACGGGAACCGCTGAGACCGCTGTTCAAGCGTTTGGTGTTCCCATGGTTGCGCACGATGCTCGCTACGACATGGCTGATGACTTCATGGAAGTTGTGTACAAGCTCTGGGAGCAGGCCTGGGAGCGGGACGCTTTGGAGAAGGACAAGCAGGGCCGGTTTGCTGACCCCGCCAAGGTGCACCGGATCTTCCATGAGGGCCCGTACTTTAAGTCCAGTGGATATGGCAACACCTCGTACACACCGCAGGGCACCCCGGTGCTGTTCCAGGCCGGATCCTCGCCGCGTGGTCTTGAGTTTGGTGGCAAGCACGCCGAGTGTATCTTCCTCGGTGGCAACACCGTTGATGGTCTGTCTAAGCACGTGCAGGGTGCGCGCCGGGCGGCTGTCGCGGCGGGGCGTGAAGCGGAATCAATCAAGCTGATGGCCGCGTTCTCTTGCGTCATCGGGTCCACCAGGGATGAGGCTCAGGCCAAGCACCAAATGGTTCTTGACGCTCAAACTCCCGAGGTTGCTGTTGCGTCCTACGCGCAGTTCACGGGGCTGGATCTGTCCTCGTATGACCGCAACACCCCCATGACCGAGTTGAAGACGGAGATGTCCCAGACCCAGATTGCCCGGTTTGCCGGCAAGACCGTTGGGGACGTGCTCAGCGACTGGCACGCCCACGGGGTCCGCAATCTGCCGGTTGTTGGCACCGCTGAGGATATCGCAGATGAGATCTGCCGCCTTGCAGAGGGGGCAGACCTAGACGGATTCCTACTGTCACCGGTGGTCCAGCCAGCCACCACGATCGACTTTGTTGAGCAGGTCATGCCTATCCTGCGCAAGCGCGGTGTAGCTGCCAGCGAGTACGAGGCAGAGACCCTGCGCGAGCGCCTCATGGGAACGGATTCTCCTGTGCTGCCGGATAACCACACCGGTGCACGCTTCCGCAACATGGCTCGCGTTTAA
- a CDS encoding riboflavin kinase: protein MTKTLEAVDLMTPESCCLYLPEVDPGMCFTGVVIPGDSRGRSLGFPTANIAVPHDGLADGVYAACVEFPPETKKYAASVSIGKNPTFDDVTDQRVEAYVHDLSANLYGKLMKVHLISQIRGMVKFGSTQELIDQTHLDILETAKVLGECVKRC from the coding sequence ATGACTAAGACCCTCGAGGCGGTCGACTTGATGACCCCCGAGTCATGCTGCCTGTACCTTCCCGAGGTAGACCCGGGTATGTGCTTTACCGGGGTGGTCATTCCCGGCGATAGCCGGGGTCGTTCGTTGGGGTTTCCAACCGCAAATATTGCGGTTCCCCACGATGGCCTAGCGGACGGGGTATATGCGGCCTGTGTGGAATTTCCGCCGGAAACCAAAAAATATGCGGCATCGGTAAGCATTGGCAAGAACCCTACCTTTGACGACGTGACTGATCAGCGCGTTGAAGCCTACGTGCATGACCTGTCCGCAAACCTGTACGGCAAGCTCATGAAAGTGCACCTGATCAGCCAGATTAGGGGCATGGTCAAATTTGGGTCCACCCAAGAACTCATTGACCAAACCCACCTGGACATTTTGGAAACCGCCAAGGTGCTGGGGGAGTGTGTGAAGCGGTGCTGA
- a CDS encoding PadR family transcriptional regulator has protein sequence MFSTTRLVVLGAIYQFQPVHGYFLRRELLTWNVDEWANIQPGSIYNALRSLKKDGYVVETGTEVEGNRPERTVFEMTPEGEAEFFKLLREALWTVRTFDPKPVMALTSFMFALSRQEVLQALANRVTVIDAQIQSNEFFIVDVNRSQSTPKYVREIYELTSARLRGEQQWAVDLQERLRQGEYVFAGEADSSRATPPPAAG, from the coding sequence ATGTTCTCAACTACTCGGCTTGTTGTCCTTGGTGCCATCTACCAATTCCAACCAGTTCACGGCTACTTTCTGCGCCGCGAACTGCTGACATGGAACGTAGACGAATGGGCCAACATTCAACCCGGTTCGATCTATAACGCTCTTCGTTCCCTCAAGAAGGACGGGTACGTCGTTGAGACCGGAACCGAAGTCGAGGGCAATCGCCCCGAGCGCACCGTCTTTGAGATGACACCCGAGGGCGAAGCCGAGTTTTTCAAGCTCCTGCGCGAGGCCCTGTGGACCGTCCGCACCTTTGACCCCAAACCCGTCATGGCCCTGACCTCTTTCATGTTTGCCCTCAGCCGCCAAGAAGTACTCCAAGCCTTGGCCAACCGAGTCACCGTTATTGACGCCCAAATTCAGAGCAACGAGTTCTTCATTGTGGATGTCAACCGGTCCCAATCCACCCCCAAGTACGTGCGGGAGATCTACGAACTAACCTCCGCCCGGCTCCGCGGGGAACAACAGTGGGCGGTGGACCTACAAGAACGCCTGCGCCAAGGCGAGTACGTCTTTGCTGGTGAGGCAGATTCCAGTCGAGCTACACCACCACCTGCGGCTGGTTAA
- a CDS encoding ribokinase, producing MAHVNVLGSINLDLALTVDRIPQLGETILATGGFQGPGGKGFNQAMAAHRCGADTQFHARVGRDAAAHTLRLAMDRAALDARFLEEDQQAATGTAHIFVTADSDNAIVVNQGANANLSQAGAIAAATGANVLLMQLEIPLPTVRAALAATDPAKTLSLLNAAPAVTGAQELFDQCDIVIVNETEAAFFGGVDRILAKVRRGVILTLGSAGATWYPVKGLDADSGEEVFCPAFKVNAVDTTGAGDAFCGALAAELSRGATMPEALEVASAAGAITTMSQGAQSSALSLETIGELKASRAEVNQPQVVV from the coding sequence ATGGCACACGTCAACGTATTGGGTTCGATCAACCTCGACCTTGCCCTGACCGTAGATAGGATTCCCCAGCTTGGGGAAACCATCCTAGCTACGGGCGGATTCCAGGGACCTGGTGGAAAAGGATTCAATCAGGCAATGGCTGCTCACCGGTGTGGGGCGGACACTCAATTCCATGCGCGGGTGGGCCGTGATGCTGCGGCCCACACCCTGCGCTTGGCTATGGACCGAGCAGCGCTGGACGCCCGGTTCCTAGAGGAAGACCAACAGGCTGCAACCGGAACCGCGCATATCTTTGTTACTGCGGACTCGGACAACGCAATCGTGGTCAATCAGGGTGCAAATGCCAACCTCAGCCAAGCAGGGGCAATTGCCGCGGCGACGGGTGCAAATGTGCTGCTCATGCAACTAGAGATTCCGCTGCCAACGGTCCGAGCAGCGCTTGCGGCGACGGATCCGGCCAAGACGCTGAGTCTGCTGAATGCAGCCCCAGCGGTCACGGGCGCCCAAGAACTGTTTGACCAATGCGACATCGTCATTGTTAACGAGACTGAGGCGGCGTTCTTTGGCGGCGTAGACCGGATTCTGGCCAAGGTGCGCCGGGGCGTGATCCTCACGCTCGGCAGCGCCGGTGCCACCTGGTACCCGGTCAAGGGCTTAGATGCTGACTCCGGCGAAGAAGTATTTTGCCCGGCCTTCAAGGTCAATGCGGTTGACACTACCGGGGCGGGAGATGCATTTTGTGGGGCGCTCGCAGCCGAGCTGAGCCGCGGGGCAACAATGCCCGAGGCTCTTGAGGTAGCCAGTGCGGCGGGGGCAATCACGACTATGTCCCAGGGGGCCCAAAGCTCGGCACTGAGTTTGGAAACTATTGGTGAATTGAAGGCTAGTCGGGCGGAGGTTAACCAGCCGCAGGTGGTGGTGTAG